From Xiphophorus couchianus chromosome 7, X_couchianus-1.0, whole genome shotgun sequence:
ATGTACACATGTATCACTtgtgttagcattttttaaattaatgttcaaAATAgaagaaactaaacatttatcaGCAGACTTTATGCAATCAGtggaataaaatgtgtaaaatgagaaatggaTGTGTGATGGATCCGCATGTTTGCCCAGCTGAGCCCCTGATCAGGAGTTGGCCCCAGTCCGCGGGCCCCTGATGATGTGGATCCTGGCCTCTTCATCCAGCTCCTCCACGATCCTCTCCTGTTTGACTGACAAGATGGTGTAGCTGACTGATGGAGGGCTGGTTAAAGCAAATCTCATCAGCAGTGATCATCTCCAATATAACAGGCTTTCTATCAAAGCAAACAgggctgaatacaaacacaGGCCACATTTTAGaatttttactaaaatgtcATGTGATTGTTCAACACTGTTTTGcgcataaaaatgaaatgcattaagGTTTATGGCACATGTGTTAAACTGAAGACCCCGAGGGCCATATAAGGCGCGCCGTTGCTTCTTATTTGGCCCAGAGGGGCACGTAAATGGAACCTAACAGCTGtgtgattaaatattattttatcaatcaaatcaaagcagtttttaccttgttttctgCCAAATTGCATCAGTCACTTTTTAGCGATTCCACAATTGTGGAAATTCGTGCAAAATTCAACAGGTCGCTGCACTGTTTCCGCACTAATGtgtaattgtgagtttattgcaaaatttctgcaaaaatatttatcaacTTGTGATCCAGGATTTTTTCATACagaaaaaaccaacaaaaaacagaaacaaaaccaggcagaacattcagtctgttcaTTGTCCAGATGTGAACAGGGCGGGAGTACGAAACGTATCTGATAGTAGCGATTAAGGTTATTGATTAATGAGTTAATTTGAAGTTGATTGATTAACAATTAATTCATAAGGGGCCATTATCAGCCATAACGTGAAGGACGGAATTTGCTGCATTTTCTACatcctttttttatattttagtgaACTTGGTCAAATTGcgtaaaattaatgttttaaaagtgttaATAATAGCTTTAAAATAGATGATGTAAATAGATGATGTTTAGTTGTACCTGTGATCAACAAGTCAGGACTTCAGTCTTCATTCCTTGTGAGACAGCTTGTTTGACAAATGTCTTTATGTTGCAGTGCAGGAAGTTCCCTGTCACTGTTTTCAACATAAAGTACAGTGCAACTTTTCACGACGatatcaaaactaaaataaacatttttaggttACCACTATTCACAATGTTCGAAGTAAAATGAGGAATATTCCTGAACTTCCTGCTTTTCAACCTCAgctgtctgatttttttcttttttacctacACACATGACCTTGGtataattttactgttttttatttcttcatgtcaactctctctctctctctctgataaATTTAAGGTTTGATTTCCAGCTCTAATAGACATCTTGCTCCTTCAGTCAACCTCTTGTTGTGGAAGTGAGCTGTGAAGGATACAGATGCCGACCACGATCGCTCCGATGCCCAGGCCGGTCAGCAGGTTCCTGCTCCGGATCCGCGCTGCGTTCTTCTGGAAGTAGTCCAGCTGCTGTCGGCGGCGGAGAAGCTGCATCTCTGCGGCTGTCGCAGTCGCTTTGGCTGCTCTTCCCGGTCCTTCCTCCGCCATTGTTTGTTATTGCACTGACCGGAAGTTCACGTCTTCTTCCTGTACGTTAGAGTTCACTGGCATCGTTTGGGTTGCTCTACCGCCATCTTCTGGCTGCAACCGTCCAGGACAGCTTTGTTGTTTGTCCCTCTCGGGAATGGCTCGAGCCTGCTTTGTCTCCATGGGATACCGTCACATTTATCGACGAATTATtacaaatgatttcattttcagaatgtgaaaa
This genomic window contains:
- the coa3b gene encoding cytochrome C oxidase assembly factor 3b, whose amino-acid sequence is MAEEGPGRAAKATATAAEMQLLRRRQQLDYFQKNAARIRSRNLLTGLGIGAIVVGIFSYTILSVKQERIVEELDEEARIHIIRGPRTGANS